In Nymphaea colorata isolate Beijing-Zhang1983 chromosome 10, ASM883128v2, whole genome shotgun sequence, the genomic stretch GGATTCAGATGCAAAACTTTTTCTTCGTAAACGAACTGAAGTTAGGCAGACCACCAACAGATACATGCCAcgcaagcacacacacacacacacaaagagactTTGATTCAACATTACAAAAAACAGCAACCAAAAAGATGTTGGAAGATACTGTCAGGAGAGCAACAGCATGTTGGAAGATGCTGTCAGGAGAGTAAATGGAAAAAAACCGGCTATTATCAAACAGATCTATcagaacaaaagaaaaccacagTGGACAACTTTCCATTCAATGGACGAAGTACTAACATCCACGGCTACCACTTTGGTCTCTGTAGGTGTTGTTGCCGAATCCAATTGACCGCGAACAATTGCTTTTCCATGGCATTCGAGCCTCCAGTATTCCAAGAGCCCTATTGATCAAGGATAACTTTTTGCTTCCTAATCCTCGTAGACATCCGGGTGGGAGTGGAAGAAGTGACCCCCGCTGGCCTTATGGAAGAACGATTGACAGGCGTAAAGAGCTGAGCAAAACCTCAGCAAGAAAAATTTGTCTGGTTGACTAAGGCTTTGGACAGGGTGATGTTCAAAGAGTGTAAAACGCCCGGCAGAGGTCGACCAAGTgctatatatatagatatatatatatatatatatatatagagagagagagagagagagagaagagagagaataacCCTTCTCAAATCTGTTGATTTATATTTGGCATCCACAACATAGTTAAAATATCTATTGCATAACTTCTTGCCTCCTTTATATGGCTGTATGCAAATATAGGACTTTCGTTCCATATCCATTGGTCGTAGTGAAAATCCAACGATACAAGCCATGAATTTTTAAAACCCAGAAAGGTGAAAACTATAATCTATTTGGTAAAAATTCAacttattgaaaaagaaaacaccgACGTTTCCCTCCCCTAAAAAAATAGATTAACCAAAAGCCATACAACAAACCGCAATCATCCGGAATTTTTAGGTTTCACCAGATCAGCACCACTTACGTATCTGGCCACAAAACCCAGAAACCGGAATGGTGCTCCAATCAGGGGTGCATCAGACAGTGGGACCTCCCCCTCTTCAACAACCAACTCTGTACTCGGTTTTTCTTCACTTGCTTTGCTTTCAGCTTCTGCTTCCTCGACTATCTCTATGTTGTCATAAGTGACGGGGACTTCATCGAACTGAATCCGGGAACTGATACCTTCGCTAGGAATAACATTATTCTCACTCCCTTGCTCTACATGGTTAGGCAGATGGCTGTTCATGGGACGTGGACTGCCAGCCTTTTCACTGGATTGTGGTGGGTGCATGTGGGTGGGAATTGTAGCTGGGAATGAAGCAATTTGAACTGGATAAGTATCAATATGGATGGGAGCAGAACCCCTGAAGGTAGGAGTCATGGAAGCGCTTGCATCAAAAGATGTAACAGTGGGAACTTCAATCTGTTGTGATGATTTCAGAGCACTTGTCTCACCAGGTAGTTGTGTGGGAATCACTGAGCTGGTGGGAAATTCAGCTATATTCACTGCCATTGATGCGCTTTTAAGTTGATCAATCCGTATATGCAGTTCATTGACCTGCAACTTAATTTATAAGTTAGTTGCACAACGTCATCCATGTACCAAGCATGCTTGCTTGGATGCATTTGCATAATCAGAAACAGCTTTTTCCACATCCAGTACATGAAGTAGTTAAACTACTGGCTGCAGTTTAAGATTCATCCAACTTTGCATTTTTCCAAATCATTTTGCATGTCAAACACGCCTATTAAAATATTCAAGCCTGTCAATAGTTTAACACTTCAGATAAAGCCCAACGCAATTAATTTTATGTTCACCCTCTGGAGCATATGACTGCAAGCAAGATAAAGTTTAAGCATGCAAGTATGAGAATAACTGCAATAACAAAATACAGCTATCATCCTAATACCAATATCGTTCCATTTATAAGAACACGATCAGCATTATGAATTTACCATGGTACCAGCACAGTCGTTATCAAGAATTTATCATGGTACCAGCACAGTCgttaacaaaaaaaggaaggaacaaATATCAATGATAAGCATAACATTGGTAGGATTTTGTTGCGACATTTTCTATTCCTGAAATTATTCAGTTAGCGGCCATATTTTGAGCTTTACCATTTAGAGCATTTGAAGATGCTCTATTTGATGCTAACTAGACATAGCTATCAACATTCTCAAGGGTTGACTTTTTATTTATTAGCCATGAGAATGCAATGAGTCGAATTATAGGACAATGCCCTCTGAAGATGCATCCATCCCCATCGAAGCAATTTTGTAACTGTTTAGAAGCATGACATGCCACCAAACTTAATACTTGAGCTCTCATGTACTACATGTTATAAGGCTCTTTTTCAAAGTAAATTCATTGACCAACAAAAATTCTGAATCAAGAATACAAAATGTCATAGAGCTTTAACCTACCTCTCCCATAAGCTTTACATTTTGAGTCATCAGTTTCTCTACAAGTGCATTACTTCCTCCTCTATGAACACTCTGATCATCATCTTGAGGTAATATCTGtagttcaaaaataaaatagttcGTTACAACTTACAGTGACAGGTGAAAGCATATCCCGAAACTGATTTGTAGACAacttttcatgttttccaaacACCACCACCAGTTTGGATCCAACACAAATAGAGAATCATCAAGAAAGCTGCTAAATTAGAAAAGAAACCAACACAAGTGAAAAGAATAAATAGGCaacacaaatgaaaaaataaacaggTATCCGCAAGGAGGTAACATAAACAATTAATGACGTACAAAAAACCACTAACACTTTCTTGGAACAACTGAAATAATAAGCATCAAAATACGATCACAAAAACACAAGGGCTTTCCCATCACCATTAGAGAGAAGTAGTACTCAAGATCCTTTTTTATCGCTGAAAGAATAGCACCTAATTGGACTCCAGTAATAGTTAAGGCTGCCAAGTATGGCcctaaaacagaaaaaaaaaataactagaaGAATCAACATATCATCTATCATGAGATTAGATATACCATCGTACCAAGTCAACTGACTGATACATAATAACTATGAACATTGTCCTCAAACCATCATGTGCAGGAGAACCATTCAACATCTAAGATTGTTAACCTCCACCAGTAACAAAGGAAGCTGTACCTGAGATTCAGCATGAAAGGTAAGTTTACTGAGCTGCTGTATATGCAATTCCAAGTCATTGATCCTAGAAACCAGTTCCAGACGCTCTTGTAGGAGCTGATCCTTGGTTGAATTCAACTCCTTCACCTGTCAGACTTTGTTATTTAATTTTCATATCAGGAACCTTGATAAAACCTTTGAAACCTACCATGACCTAATGATGCACAGAAAGGGAAGCAAGGATTTCATATGCCATAAAGCAAAAAGCACATAAAGCAGTGTTAACAAACCCAGGCCTAATCAAGAAGCATGCTAGAATTTTCTGGGGCAAGGCCAATATGCAAAAGCAgttgttgtttttttaatttatgccACAAATGCAGAACAAAATGATTCAAATACTGTAGATAAACAAGTGTTATCATCTTCTATTCCAACTCAAGAAGTGGATCATCTTATACTGAATTAGGCagagtttttttgtttgtacaaTTATTTTGGTAATCTATTGCTTCAATGAGCAGcttgaagcaaaagaagaacTAATGTCTGTAAAGAAGAATAATTTTAATCACAAATCCAGGACCTTTTAATATTGATCTTGTACTTTGAGGTCTACAGGATATCTTCATTTCCAGTAAGCTGTGAGATAAACAAACAACCTAATTCATGATTGCGATCTTTCACAAAATAGCCAATTATACATTCAGATATCGTTCATACGACAGGATTATTAGATTCGAGTTTGCAATGGATCCATACAACGTAAAAATCTTTCCTTCTCATCAGGTTTTGGAGTTATTCTTTATATTATCCATTGACCAATGAATAAGGTGGGTGAATACTCGAAAGTTTACTACAATCACTCACTCAGTCAATAATCAGAACCAATCAAAGCATCTCTAAAGTGGTATGCAGCTCTTATTTACTGATCAATTCACATGGATATGGATGATCTGATGTTTCCAGAATATAAAACTCTTTGCCAACCATGTTTTCAGAAAAGCGTTTGATGTAATGCTGGACAGAAAGGCATCTCGCTAATCTAAAGAAAACTTGCTCAATTTAGTTTGAAGATAAACAGTTCTTTCCTGTCAAAGCAGGAAACATTCAGGTAGATTGCTTAGTAATTGCTATATGAGCCACCACTGTAGCATCCGCataaagaaaagtagaaaacaTAGAGCGCTATCTTAAATTAAACTCACAGTATGCTAATTCCTCAGCAGAAAGAATAAttattagaagaagaaaaatgcaatTGAAGAGGTCAAAAATACAGCTACCTCTGTCTGGAATATGGTATTAGCTTCGCTTAGTCTTGCAACCATTTCCTTAATTGATGACTGGAAAAGATACAAAAGTACTGTaagaaatatcaaatatgaaatgacTGTAAGAAATATGAAATGACTACATATTCATTAAACAGATGCCCACAGTTTAGTTTCACTAATACATGGAGCAAACGACCTTCTAACTTCAATTAGGAAATCCCATGACCTAAGGAGAACAAAGAGAATAAACCTTTGACTATAAGCATTTACAGGCATAAACGATTATCGCAATCAAAAGTATTTATCAATAAATGATTACCACAATCAAGAGTACTGATCAATGTGCTGCACCATGTTCCATCCTACCAACTAGATGCAATAACTTCTAACCTCAACAGCAAACTTGACTGACAGATAAACTGATAACATAGACAAACTGCCTCACCACTTTTGCAGTGATCTTCACAATGGATGCACAAAAGAACAGACCTCGAGTCATAACATCAGTGCCTGTGTCACATACTAGCAAGCTTATAACCATTACCCAGTCCATGTTTCTCTATTTAAGAACTGCTGACAGTTGCATCCTTTCTTTATatacctttttttaaaaaaaaaaaaagtgaaatgaatAGTATCAGTTTTGAgtgagaaactaaaaaaaaaaagaaaagaacatttcCACGATAACAAATGTTCCCATTCCAAAAGAGTGTGAGGTCGTGGGATGCGTGTGCGAGTATAGAACACCACTGCCACacccaaaagtttcaaggatcCGCACTCTTTCTTGCCAATAAGAAATGATCATCCTAGTGAAGTAGATCAGACAAAGTGAAAATAATGAATACACCACCAATGATTATTATATACAGCATAGTAAATAGAGGCGACGTTCCACATTCCAAAGAATgaggaaaacaaatgaaaataatttttctccCTTTATGACATCAAAAGCGTTACCTCCTCCAAAGTCCAGgctttcttctcatcttctaaTATTCCGATATGTTCTTCAAGGCAGGCCTGATAAATTAAAAGGAAGCTGTTTTCAGGAACATGAATATGGATCACTCTTTTCTATTTCATCtcataaattaaaaagaaacataagcACAGGGATGAGTCTTCTTGAAGTTATGTGGTGTAAATTCAGAAAAAACTTATATGGATTCAATGAGTACTTATAAATGAACGGGGGTAGTGAGGTAATACTACCTCCTTCTCTAGCCAACACTTCTTTTCAGATTCAAGACGTGCAAGCTCAACCTCAAGCATGGcctagaaaaacaaaaaaaagttgtgaaagAAATTCAGATAGAGATGGATAGCCTGCAAAAATCAACAAAGGGAATATTACCTTCTTCTCcagccaagaatttttttctgattcaaGACGTGCAAGTTCACCTTCAAGCATGGCCTGGAAAACAAATTCctgaaaaaaattagatatagaCGGATaacatacaaataaagaaacagCTGCCGTAATCTGCAACTTGAAAACAAGCTGGTTATACATTTACAAGGCATCAGTCATGAAATAGTGCAGAGAAAAATACACATGCGTAGCAGAAATGCCAAGTCTGAAAATATGATGCCTAATACATAATAACTGCCAGTATATCATGAATTCTTTCAAATTCTTGGTGCCCTTTAAATGCTGCAAATCTTCTTGACAGCTTTCGAACATGCATGTCTAAGATTTGACTAAAACCAACCAACCAAACTTACTGAATAATGTATGTCCAGCCAGATGCACATCATTAGGTACATAAACAGTGCAAAAGTAAAGTACATTGAACATTGACTTACCTTCTTGACATTTTACGGTAGATGGTCAGACTAAGGATATCACCTTTGAATTTGGAGTATTAGTTgatttgcaattttgcatttcaCTATGATTATTTTCTTGATATACGAATCTTGTGAAAGAGCAAGAAATATCTTAGAATGATCTCTCTCTAAGTCACAGTGGTGCGTTAAGTATGCCCCTGTACGTGTACCAATGGTGGTAGGGGTTTGGTATGTTTGGATCGGTTCCAGGTTGAAACAAGCCACACTTTCTTACCATTTTAATTTACATCCAATGTCTCCCTCCTCCATCGATGCCTCTCACGGTTTCTTCTTCAGCCGCAATATAACTCAAAAGCAGATGGCTGGAAGTGAGAAGCTTCACCACCTGGTGGTGACTGGCAGACAGGCGACGGCAGTCTTCAGCATCACTAGCggcataagtttttttttttcattttactatttttttgggttttttgcattgtttcccccttttttgtttttcatatgctgtttctccctttttttcattcgattctgtttttcatatgttgttttcccttttgttgtatttCCTTTGTTACTACTAGTGTCATTTCTTCATGATTTACGTTTTGCACTGCTGTACTTTTCCTGCATCTTTCTTATTTATTCTTTACATGTATTTGATGATTTTGGGGTTCAATTTTTGCCCTTCCGTTGATAATGTTCCTGTTGAGCAGCTGCCTTCCATGGCTCTGCTGCATTCCTATTTAATCTGCCATTTCTTCAAAATCTACTAGTTTGCCCACTTGCTTAGGTTATAGACATATGGTTCGTAACTTGAAAGATATAAGTTGTATATCTTTAACTATAAATATTGCTCTGTTTTAAACTTTTCACCAAATAGTATGAAtttggtttgatttttattcttttatgaaattttgtatatatatatatatactaaatgATGACTATGGCTATCCAGAGTTCCATCTGAATCAAATTGATGGTTAAGAGAAagacaaggagaaaaaggtgtgAATTAATACTAAAGGACAAAAATGCCCCTCACTTTttcctccttgtttttctcttaactgtcCATCATTTTGAATCAGACGGCCTGATTAGATGGTTGAgtaactgtatatatatatatatatatatatatatatatatatatatataacacttttGACTTTGTACCCATACCCACTTCTGTATACCCCTAACTATGTGACTTTGATCTCActtaatttcaaatattaagaTGAAAGATGCATcattcatgtctttcatttcaaaatgaaaggATAACCGTCCTTTAATAGATGCATCTTCATTATTACATTTAGCATGCCAAATCATTTTGATAATTCTAACTACCAAGGTGAAATACGCACAATTAATTCTTACATTAAgtacttcaaagttcaaaccattaCTAGCCAACAATAAATAATCTACATATAATGTAAGAGTTACAAAACTCTTTCCTCAATTTTTCGTATAAAGTTGTTAACACAGTCATCTTTATTAATAATGTCAAAATCATTATCCACAattctcttataacattaataaattatttttcataaaata encodes the following:
- the LOC116262793 gene encoding uncharacterized protein LOC116262793 isoform X1; protein product: MENESKKKKNKKKKNKQAKNTEDTTHIGGTAQLEQNCLAASEQNVHLQISNGGEIDNSGHSESDAKPDQHEHDTKMQEHTLAMLEGELARLESEKNSWLEKKAMLEVELARLESEKKCWLEKEACLEEHIGILEDEKKAWTLEESSIKEMVARLSEANTIFQTEVKELNSTKDQLLQERLELVSRINDLELHIQQLSKLTFHAESQILPQDDDQSVHRGGSNALVEKLMTQNVKLMGEVNELHIRIDQLKSASMAVNIAEFPTSSVIPTQLPGETSALKSSQQIEVPTVTSFDASASMTPTFRGSAPIHIDTYPVQIASFPATIPTHMHPPQSSEKAGSPRPMNSHLPNHVEQGSENNVIPSEGISSRIQFDEVPVTYDNIEIVEEAEAESKASEEKPSTELVVEEGEVPLSDAPLIGAPFRFLGFVARYVSGADLVKPKNSG
- the LOC116262793 gene encoding uncharacterized protein LOC116262793 isoform X2, whose translation is MENESKKKKNKKKKNKQAKNTEDTTHIGGTAQLEQNCLAASEQNVHLQISNGGEIDNSGHSESDAKPDQHEHDTKMQEHTLAMLEGELARLESEKNSWLEKKAMLEVELARLESEKKCWLEKEACLEEHIGILEDEKKAWTLEESSIKEMVARLSEANTIFQTEVKELNSTKDQLLQERLELVSRINDLELHIQQLSKLTFHAESQILPQDDDQSVHRGGSNALVEKLMTQNVKLMGEVNELHIRIDQLKSASMAVNIAEFPTSSVIPTQLPATIPTHMHPPQSSEKAGSPRPMNSHLPNHVEQGSENNVIPSEGISSRIQFDEVPVTYDNIEIVEEAEAESKASEEKPSTELVVEEGEVPLSDAPLIGAPFRFLGFVARYVSGADLVKPKNSG